The nucleotide sequence TTAGCAGCCCGCCAGAAGGCATGCATCTTGTGGAGTTCATCTGCACTCAGGGGTGAGCCTTCAATAGTGGAACGCGCATGTCCAAATGCACTGGTTGAAGTATCTGTGGTTGGTTTTGGAGGGGTTGCTACCATAGCTGAAATCTCACTGAATGAAATTACAATTCTTGACGCTCAAGAAATCTGGAAAAGTATTCATCTACACTAATGCTGGCGATCGCTACATTTCATGGGTCTGAGAGCAGACAATTATCTTCGAAGTCATATCTTCAAAGTCATATCTTCAAAGTCACAAGTCATTCTGGTTGAACACCTTTGAGATAGGTTTCAAGTGGCAGGTTTGAAGTAGCACGCTTTGTAATGTTAATCCCTCAGGAATTCCCTATTTATTTCTCCTCAATTTGTTTCCCCTAAAGTGAGAGAAAATAGCCTCTGAATTTCCCTTTTTTAAGAGGGATTTTAAGCAGGGTTTGAACGTGGTACTACGAAAAAGCAGGGTTTGCAAATACTTTCTTGATGGCTAATCGCCTTATTTGAAAGGATCGTGAATAGTGAGCAATGACTTCCTCTGGTCATCCTAAATAGAAATAACTCAGGTCAGGGGAAACCATTTTGTCTCCAAATAGGTTTTGTCTACAAACAGGTATATCTTAAGCAGTCGATTTTGACCAGGAAAATTTTGAAAAAATCAAGGATATGATTTGATTAATGATGATTTAAGAAATCATTATCTGCATCTCAGGTTGAGAGTATAGCAGCCCCAAATGATGGATGAAATGAACGATCTGTGTAAAAAATGTTTCGCAGAAACCCTGGTTATAATCCAGACAGGGTTGCTATATTTCGTGATCAATTAAGGATTGCGGATGATATAAATCGAAAGATTCAGGATTCTACCACGGAGACACACAGGGCACAGAGGAATTGATCGGTGTTCTCCGTGTCTCTGTGGTGCAAGAGTGAGGAGAAGGGCAAAAATTTTGAATGCTGCCGTCGGATGCTTGCTCTACCGGAATATCCTGGCGTCAATGGGAGTTGTTTGAGAAAAGAATACTCAGCTTTCCTGGGAGGGGGTGAGTGTGTCTGGGGCGATCGCTGGAAACTCTAAGGTGAAGGTTGTGCAATCTGATTCGCTGGAGACGGTAATGCGGGCACCTAGATGGTCGGTCATTTTTTTGACCAGCGCTAATCCTAAGCCCGTGCCACCATGTTTCCAGCGATCGCTTTTAGGGATTCGATAAAATGGCTCAAACACTCGCGACTGCTCCTCAAGCGGAATTTCAATCCCAGAGTTGGTGATCCAGATTCGGATAGAGTCAGCCGTGGCAATGGCAGCTACTGCAATCACTCCTCCCGGTGGTGTGTACTTGCAGGCATTATTCAACAACTCGGACATAATTCGGGTAAGGCTGTTTAAATCGGACACTAAGGGTGGCATCGTTGGCGGGATGCTGATCTGAAGCGTCTGTCGGTTTGCTGCACAACGTTGTTGAAACTTTTCAGCGAGGTGGGGGAGCCAGTTTTGCAAATGAATCGGGATCAACTCCACGGGGTAGGAATCTGCTTCCACTGCTCGCATATCCAGTAAGTCGTTGACCAGTTTCAGTTCCTGGTCACACTGTTCGTGCAAAACCTGGAGGTAGCGAGTCACTGCTGACTGCTCTGGACGGAGGTCTGATCCCAGGCTTGTTTGTCGATTCAAGACGGTTTCCAGCAGATGAATTGCCATTTTGATGTTGGACAGGGGAGTCCGCAGTTCATGGGAAGTGGTTGCCAGAAAATCATCTTTCAACTGGTTCAGGCGTTTGAGTTCGGCAATTTGAAAGTCCTGTTGGCGGCTGCGCTCCAGAGCAAGGTTCCGCTCTTCGAGCAGTCTCCGTTGAGTGTCATCTCGAAACACCAGAACAGCGCCTGTGACATTGCCCCGTGGATCCCTTAAAGGCGTTGCACTGTCAGCAACGGGAACCAGCGTCCCCTGTCTGGTTGCCAGCAGCAGGCGATCGCTCATGTATATAGTGCTTCCCTGTTGCAGGGCGACAGCGACTGGACTCTCTACAGGGAGTTGGGTGCGTTCATCCACCAGGCTAAACACCTCAGTTAAGGGGCGGTCTTGAGCGTCAGCTAAACGCCAGCCAGTCAGGGTTTCGGCTACCCGGTTCAGGTATTTAATCCGCAATTGGGGATCAACCACCAGTACTCCGTCCCCCATACTCCGCAGCACGGTCGTTAAAAATTGTTCTCGCTCACAACGGCTGAGGGCCGTTTTAATGGCCACGTATAGTTCCTGTTCGTTGACTGGTTTGAGGATGTAGCCGAATGGCAGGGTTTTGGTTGCCCGCTCGACAGTGCTTTGATCGGAGTGCCCGGTGAGATAGATCACGGGAATCAGCAGGTTATTCCAGATATACTCGGCAGCCTGAATGCCATCGACTTCACCTTGCAGTCGAATATCCATTAACACCAGATCCGGGTACAGTTCAGTCGCTTTTTCGATCGCATCTGCTGCGGTGTCGGCAATGGCAATCACTCCATAACCAAGGGCCTCTAGACTCTCTCGCAGGTTGAGGGCAAGAATATATTCATCTTCAACAACGAGAATTTGAATCTTTGCTGGAGGCTGAAAACTTTCTGGAGAACTGAGCATAGTCAGAAAATGATTGACAGAAGTCATTGTTATGTCACAAGTTTCTGGTAGGGATGTATGCAAAGATTATCAGGTTGAATCCAAAACTTAGTGGACTGAGAATGGTTAATAGAACAGTGAGTTAGAGTTGTTGGTAATATGAAGCAAATTGATCGACGTGAGGGTGTGCGGAGGCAACATCGCTCATTGTCTCTTTTGGCAGTAATCCAATGCTTGATGCGTAACTTAGATGGGCTTGCGTTTCAGCAGAAACAACTTCATACAAACCTCCATTCTCCGTTCGGATCAATTTCAATATTAATTTATTTTCTTGCTAAAATAATAACGTTCCCAGTTCGTTTATCTAGGGAAGGAATTAAGCGAACGACAGAAGCAGGAGAACCGAGAGTTCAGTCGTCAACGGGTGGCGTGTGAACATGCCCA is from Leptothermofonsia sichuanensis E412 and encodes:
- a CDS encoding hybrid sensor histidine kinase/response regulator; translated protein: MTSVNHFLTMLSSPESFQPPAKIQILVVEDEYILALNLRESLEALGYGVIAIADTAADAIEKATELYPDLVLMDIRLQGEVDGIQAAEYIWNNLLIPVIYLTGHSDQSTVERATKTLPFGYILKPVNEQELYVAIKTALSRCEREQFLTTVLRSMGDGVLVVDPQLRIKYLNRVAETLTGWRLADAQDRPLTEVFSLVDERTQLPVESPVAVALQQGSTIYMSDRLLLATRQGTLVPVADSATPLRDPRGNVTGAVLVFRDDTQRRLLEERNLALERSRQQDFQIAELKRLNQLKDDFLATTSHELRTPLSNIKMAIHLLETVLNRQTSLGSDLRPEQSAVTRYLQVLHEQCDQELKLVNDLLDMRAVEADSYPVELIPIHLQNWLPHLAEKFQQRCAANRQTLQISIPPTMPPLVSDLNSLTRIMSELLNNACKYTPPGGVIAVAAIATADSIRIWITNSGIEIPLEEQSRVFEPFYRIPKSDRWKHGGTGLGLALVKKMTDHLGARITVSSESDCTTFTLEFPAIAPDTLTPSQES